tcCAGGATTCTTCGTCGGCAATGTCACGGAAGAATTGATGCAAAGTATTAGCTTCATTCAAACGAGCTTGACGATGAGCAGCCAAGTTACAAATACGTTCATAACGCTCGTTGATCGATTGACGCTTCTCCTGAATTCCGGCACTATCGAATTGTCCACTTTCGACCAAAGAGTCAGCCTGAGCATTCATATCCTTGATGCGATCTTCATGGGCATTAATATCAGCCTCAACCAGCTGATGTTTTTTCATCAAGTTTTGAACCGAGGCCAAATCCTTGCCGGCATCTTCCGAAGTTAACAAACTCTCTACTTCACCCAACCAGAAGTCCAAGTCCTTAACAGCAGCAATGTAAGTACGCTGCTTGTTTGCTTCCTTCaacttcaaagatttttcagtTGTCTTCTGAGTCAGGTATTCCCATTGATCAGCAATTTGTGTCAGACGCTTCTGAACGGCGTCCTCTGATCCACTACACTGATTCTTGTCAATCAGATTGCTACCCATAGCCAACACACTTTGAATACGATCAGCATTGGCTGCCAATTCAGCTTCGAAAGCTTGATGTTTCTGGTGCTTCGATTGAATGTTTGCTGGATCTTTGTAGCTTTCTTCCGTAGCCAGTTGAAGCTTTTCGGCAATCCAGTTCTCAATTTCATCAGCATCACGTGAGAACTGTTGCAGGGTCTGTTCGTCACCCAAACGCGATCGCTTCTCGATCAAGTCCTCCTTCAGATGACGCCAGCGATCCAACACCTCCGAACGCTTGTCATCGATTAGTTTTCCGGCATAGTGCTCTTGGGCAATCAGCTGATCAGCCAGCACCTGCAATGCAGCGATTTTCTCCTCATGCCCGTTGATAGCCTTGTCGAAATCTTCATGTTTCTTAATCAGCGCCTCGACATTGTCACCCTTGGAGTCAACTTCCTCGGCATTCAAGAAAGACTCACGAGCGCTCATCCAGTTCTCGGCTTGCTCACAATCACGCAGATATAGCTGAAGGTCCAAATTCTGATCCAACTGCAGGCGTCGATCGGTCCAAGCACGTTCCAACTCTTCCCGGGCCTTGGCAAGGTTCTCGATCTTCTCCTGAATCTCAGGAGCGGCATAATGATTGGCTTGCAGCAATTCGGTTCCGAACTGCTCGAAAGCAGCGAAAGTTCCGGCACGGGCATCGATTTCCGTGCGGTGTTCCTAATAACGAGATAAATGTTGGTAAGAATGCCAGAAAAAGTTTAATTATGTTGCTCAGGACCCCAAGCTAGAAAAGCTACTGTTTTAGGTGACAGTTTTCCGCCAGCTGTTCAAGCTTTAAGTCCTCCCATTACAAATTCAGACAAAGATTAGAGCGCAACATGAGCTTTAAATGAAAGATCAGCATGACAAGTCATGGAATGAAACAACGTGGAATAAGACAGCAACACCACACACATAAAACATTGAAGCGATGTAAGCGACGAATTAAACAATATTAGAAAAGCGGAtcgatttactttaaaaatattttcaaaaaaatcgttatccGAACAGAATGTTTGCGGAATGAATTTAAATctctaaattattaatttttagtcgtaaggaaaatatcaaaaattaaagctttttttacGAATGCTTTTTAATAATAGATCATGAACTACTTTTGGTAGCATGTTCAGATAGATGGACAGGGGAACGAAACATAAaaagttgaatatattttcaattgCTTCATAGCGAAAAtataccaaaatgataaaaaaaatgatgacacTGAGGCCAAcacaatgaaattgaaaatgaatccTGCTCTCGGTTACAACTGCAGAATATGTGTGTTAAATGCAACGAAGAAGCACCAAACGAAAATGTACTGATTGATAATAATGACGTGTTCATATGTGAGTGTtaacatttaaaacaaaatgttattttatgtGTATTGGTTTAATCTATAatactaaaaatacaaagaacgAGTAAAGTGTTGCTTCATCCTCACCGATTAGAAACGACGAAAAAGGCTTAATGGAAAGATAAACAGAAACGCTCAAAAGATTGCCAATTCTATTGTAACAGCGCTGATGaacaaaactataattttttttggaacaaactTAATCAATTTAGCAACACAAAAATATTGCAGTAAGGCGCCAATCGATGGTTGCTAATACAAAGAGATCAGAAAAGTGTAACTTAATCGACTCACAAAACgaagaacaaaaattattacACGGATTAGAAAACAAACggttttgattcttttttttttgttcgagttAATAACAACTAAGAGTAGTAACAATGTAATGATAAGAGATTATTTTTGGTTAAGAGCCGATTGAAGCTCTATATTTTACTTTACTCGATCATTATGTACCTGCGGGATACCGTAACGAAAATCAATTTCAGCACGATGGTTCTGAgggaaattaaaattgatttagaatttagaattggtGATTCGAATTGGGTGGTTGTGGTATGAATTCCTAGTGTacagaaaacattatttaaaatatttagataaaaaactatttcttaTTTATACTTGAGTGATTCATATCGGGATGATTATTGGAAAATATTCTGATATGGGAACACTGACAAAAAATACTAAACGACATCACAAATGGgacattgaaaattcaaagttgAGAAGTAACTTTTCTAGATTAACTATAAGAAGAAAAATCAAGGAACTCAATATGAAAACTCACCTGATGTCTTTCAATCAAAGCTTCAGCACCGGTGACATCATTGGCCAATTCCTCGGAAGTAACCAAACCCATCATGGAACTGATCCAAGCCATCAGATCGCGGTAGTCGCTGAGGAAGCGTTGCAAATCGTACGAGTCAAGTAGTTTCTCCTTTCGCTGTTGAGCCTTGGCTACCACCTGTTGCCATTCTTCGTTGATCTCCTTCTGCTTGGCATAAGTTTGATCAGCTGTGTCGGCATGAGATTGCATCAAACGATTAGCAGCTTCATCCAGCTGACGGATTTTATCCCGCAAAGCAGCCAAATCCCGTTCCAAGCCTTCGTGTTTACGTTGCAATGTTTGAACGCCTCGCAGATCCTTGCCCAAATCATCGTTGGTCAAAGCATTATCTTTTTCGGCGATCCAATCCTTCGTTTCATCAACATCGCGATGGAATCGTTGAACTTCATGGGCAGAACCCAATTGGCTTGCCCGTTCCTGGGTGATAGTTTGAAGAGTGGCCCATTCCTCGTTCAAAGTTTGGATTTGAGTTTTGATCTTCAAAGCTGCTTCCGTTTGTCCAAGGGATGTTAACTGAACAGCAATTTCGTTCAATTTAGCCAAACGCACTTCGTTAGCCTTCAGATCATCATTGAAGTCATCGAATTTCTTCTGCATGACTTCGACTTCTTCTAGATCCTCACCGACATCCTTGATTTGAGCGTGGCTCTCTTTATCCTTAATCCAGGTGGACAAATCAGCAGCCTCTCGAACCAGCACGTACGCTTTGACAGTCTCATTCAGCTTATTTTGGCGTTCCCGAGCCAAAGCCAACAGATTATCATACTGACTGTTGATTTGCGATTGACGTTTGGAAATCGAATGACCATCGACCAGATTTTGCTGACTGGCACTTAGACCCGGATCAATCTTCTTAATGTAGGCAGCTGGAACAAAGCCTTGACGATCATTCACTTCAACCTTCCACCAATCTTTGTTGTTGGAATTTAAGAGCGTTAGAACGTCGCCCTTCTTCATGGACACTTCACGAGGGGACTTCTCGGTATAATCATACAAAGCCATTACGCATTCCTTTCCAGTGATATCAACGACCGGAGTTTCCTGTTGGCGACAGTTTTTAGCTTGTTCCTGCAGTGCTTGAATTGTGTTGCCAAAAGCTTCCAAATCCGACACGAGTGCTTCATGTTTTTTCAACAAGGCTTCCGATGAATCTTCATCCTTGCCGTAGTCTTGATTGGACACGATCGGTTCCTTCTCGCGCATCCAGGATTCAGCTTCATTGGCATCAGCGAAGTATTGGTGAGCTTGCAAAGAGTCTTCCAAATCCTGTTTGCGTTGGTTAGCCTTTTCCTTTAGTGAACTCCACTGTTCAATGACATTGTCCAAACGCAGCCTGATTTCTTCGGTGGCAAACGGTTGCTCCGTAAGCATTTGTTCTCCATTGGCAATAACACCCGATACACGATTCTCGTGATTGTTGATTTCGGCTAAAACGGCTTGATGTTTTTTGATCAGATTTTGAACACCAATCAAGTCGCGACCGCGATTGGTCGATGCAGCAACAGGTTCCTTCTCTCGGATCCATGCAGCTTCGTCCTCCAAATCACGGAACAACTGCTGTACTTGCAACGAGTCCAAAAGACGTTGCTTGCGTTCTGTCATTGGAGTAGCCAAAGCGCCATAACGCTTGGACAAAGCGGATTCCTTGTTGCGAATGTTGTCAGCATCGAAGTGACCActttcgacaaacttgttagcGGCAACCTTGATGCCCTCGATACGGTCCTGATGAGCCATTACGTCCGCTTCCAACAGAGCATGTTTCTTCTGCAAGTTTTGCACACTCGTCAAATCCTTGCCATAGTCTTCAGACATCAGCTGACCTTCAACTTCGCTCAACCACAGTTCGATATCTTCGACGGTACGATTGAATTGTTGCTGTTGAGAAGCTTCCTGCAACTTGCAACCCTTTTTATCCGAAGCTTGAACAAGCGATTCCCAGAGCGTAACAATTTCCTGCATACGAGAGTTGATTTGATCCGCAGCGTAATGTCCCTTTTCGATCAGGTTCTGACCGTTGGTGGTGATGTCTTCGATACGACTTTTGTTGGCCGTCAGTTCGTGTTCAAAGTTGGTGTGCTTTTGAACTTTGCCATTCAAATTTGTTGGATCAAGATAACTGTCATCAGTGGCAAATTTCAGTTTCTCACTGATCCAACCTTTGGTTTCGTCGCAATCGCGTTCGAATTGTTGCAGTGCATTAGAATCTTCCAGCAATTGTCGACGAACGGAAGATTTCTCCAACAAAGCAGAGCGACGAGCCAGCAGCATCGAACGACGTTGGGCAACATCATCAGCGGCGTAGTGTTGACCATCAATTAGCTTAGTAGCGAACACATCCAAAGCTTTGATCTTCTCTTCCTGAGCTGCAAGACTCTTTTCGAAATCTTCGTGCTTCTTGATCAAAGCTTCGACGGAATCCAACGAATCTCCCAGATCATCATTGGCTAAGAAAGCTTCTTGTTTTGCCATCCAAGTATCGGCTTGCTCGGTATCACGATAAAACAGCTGAAGGTCCATGCACTGCTCGTACAGAATACGACGATCCTCCCACAAGGACAACAGCGAACTCTTGTCACTTTCCAGGGCAGCAAGTTTCTCCTGAACTTCCGCAGCAGCATAATGTTCACGTTCCAATAATTGACGACCAGCTTCAGTAGTAACTTTGAAGCTATCTCCGCGAGCATCAATTTCTCCCTTGTGTTCCTGATGACGTTCGAGTAAAGCTTCGGCACCAGCAACATCCTTTGCCAATTCATCAGCCGAAATAATGGCCTTCATTCCATTGATCCATGAAACAAGATCGCGGAAATCAGCCAAGAATCGGTGCAAGAAGTAAGATTCATCCAACTTTTGCTTGCGTTCTTTAGCTTTGGCAGTCAGCGATTGCCAGTATGCTGCAATTTCTGCCTGCTTCTCGCGAATCTGATCGCTATGATCGGCATGGATACTGCACAAACGTCCAGCTTCCGCTCCGAGCGTTGCAACCTTATCCTCCAATGCAGCCAAATCTCTCTCGACACCTTCGTGTTTACGCTGCAGAGCCTGAACGCTGGCTAAATCTCGTCCATAATCATCCGAAGACAAAACAACGTCCTTCTCCGCAATCCAAGCGACGGTCTCGTCAGCATCACGATTGAAGCGTTGAATCTCATGCGCTCCAAACAATTTCTCTTCGCGTAAAATGGCCAACTGCTTCAGTCGCTGCCAAGCTTCGTTCAACTCTTCCTTCTTACGGGTAATCGTTTCCCGTTCCGGATGACCGTTGGAAAGCAACTTATCGGCCAGCTCATTCACCTCAGTAACGCGATATTCTTGCGATGCCATATCCTTTTGGAACTCATCGAACTTACGTTGTAGGACCTCGACATGTTCCAAATCTTGACCAAATTCATCAGCAGTCACGAAAGCTTCCTTGTCCTTGATCCAGAACATTACTTCCTCGCAGTGGCGCAAGAATTGTACCAAGACAAGGGCTTGCTGCAACTTCATGCCCTTTTCGGCTAATCTCGAAAGCAACAGCTCCCACAGACGATGCAGCTCATCGAGACGACGCTGGATGGTATCCGAGGCAAAGTGCTGTTGGTTGATCATCTCCTGGCCAGTGTTGTCCAACACCACGATCGCATTGCTATGGGCCGAAACTTCGGCCTCGAAAGCTTgatgtttctgaattttggcCTGCAGATTGGTAGGATCGCGATAGCTCTCCTCGGAAGCGGCCTGCAACTTCTCGTGGATCCAGCTCTCCAGCTCATCGGAATCGCGCTTGAAGTACTGGAAACGACGGGAGTCCTCCAGCTTCTCGCGCTTGTGGCGCGTTTCCACCTTGAACTCATTGTACCGATTCAGCACCTGTTCACGACGCTCCTGGATATCCTCGGCCGATTCCAGTATCTTTACCTCCTTGGGGGTAAATTGTTCCATCGTAGTTTTTCTTTCTCCCTTGAGGGACTCGAATAGATTTCAATTTATAGCCTgcgaaaaaaaagaagttgtTGAGTGTCCTACCTTCAGTACAATAGTGAAAAACGCGTTAGCAGAAAAATGATGATCTCATACTTTGAGCATCCAGTGTTCATATCTCACCTTTTCGTTATCAGTAATTTTTATCAGTAACAGCTTCGTCTTTTCTTAGTCGTTCGTGTGCGTGTGGTTTCTTCACGTCTTTATTTATCCAACAGATATTTAAACCTGCAAATTGGTTATggtgataaatttattttaattcagttgaaaaacaaaatcattgaaGTAAAAGAAGCAAACCAAATGCCGAGCTTTTTCTGCTAATGCCACCGCAAAGAGTTCCTTAGAATACAAGTGTTTCATATGAATGCGTGTGTCATCATAATATGTATAAACCTCTGAAAACACCGCTAACTAAATCTATATCAAACTTTATTGACAAGTACATTTTATTCAACCATTCAATAATCTAATGActtattttttttccgtttcatCAGTTCTTCCATTTTATGTTGCTCGCGTTgatatttgttacttttttgaaTCTCTAAAAATATGCATCTTCCTTT
This sequence is a window from Uranotaenia lowii strain MFRU-FL chromosome 3, ASM2978415v1, whole genome shotgun sequence. Protein-coding genes within it:
- the LOC129756017 gene encoding spectrin alpha chain isoform X3, with amino-acid sequence MEQFTPKEVKILESAEDIQERREQVLNRYNEFKVETRHKREKLEDSRRFQYFKRDSDELESWIHEKLQAASEESYRDPTNLQAKIQKHQAFEAEVSAHSNAIVVLDNTGQEMINQQHFASDTIQRRLDELHRLWELLLSRLAEKGMKLQQALVLVQFLRHCEEVMFWIKDKEAFVTADEFGQDLEHVEVLQRKFDEFQKDMASQEYRVTEVNELADKLLSNGHPERETITRKKEELNEAWQRLKQLAILREEKLFGAHEIQRFNRDADETVAWIAEKDVVLSSDDYGRDLASVQALQRKHEGVERDLAALEDKVATLGAEAGRLCSIHADHSDQIREKQAEIAAYWQSLTAKAKERKQKLDESYFLHRFLADFRDLVSWINGMKAIISADELAKDVAGAEALLERHQEHKGEIDARGDSFKVTTEAGRQLLEREHYAAAEVQEKLAALESDKSSLLSLWEDRRILYEQCMDLQLFYRDTEQADTWMAKQEAFLANDDLGDSLDSVEALIKKHEDFEKSLAAQEEKIKALDVFATKLIDGQHYAADDVAQRRSMLLARRSALLEKSSVRRQLLEDSNALQQFERDCDETKGWISEKLKFATDDSYLDPTNLNGKVQKHTNFEHELTANKSRIEDITTNGQNLIEKGHYAADQINSRMQEIVTLWESLVQASDKKGCKLQEASQQQQFNRTVEDIELWLSEVEGQLMSEDYGKDLTSVQNLQKKHALLEADVMAHQDRIEGIKVAANKFVESGHFDADNIRNKESALSKRYGALATPMTERKQRLLDSLQVQQLFRDLEDEAAWIREKEPVAASTNRGRDLIGVQNLIKKHQAVLAEINNHENRVSGVIANGEQMLTEQPFATEEIRLRLDNVIEQWSSLKEKANQRKQDLEDSLQAHQYFADANEAESWMREKEPIVSNQDYGKDEDSSEALLKKHEALVSDLEAFGNTIQALQEQAKNCRQQETPVVDITGKECVMALYDYTEKSPREVSMKKGDVLTLLNSNNKDWWKVEVNDRQGFVPAAYIKKIDPGLSASQQNLVDGHSISKRQSQINSQYDNLLALARERQNKLNETVKAYVLVREAADLSTWIKDKESHAQIKDVGEDLEEVEVMQKKFDDFNDDLKANEVRLAKLNEIAVQLTSLGQTEAALKIKTQIQTLNEEWATLQTITQERASQLGSAHEVQRFHRDVDETKDWIAEKDNALTNDDLGKDLRGVQTLQRKHEGLERDLAALRDKIRQLDEAANRLMQSHADTADQTYAKQKEINEEWQQVVAKAQQRKEKLLDSYDLQRFLSDYRDLMAWISSMMGLVTSEELANDVTGAEALIERHQEHRTEIDARAGTFAAFEQFGTELLQANHYAAPEIQEKIENLAKAREELERAWTDRRLQLDQNLDLQLYLRDCEQAENWMSARESFLNAEEVDSKGDNVEALIKKHEDFDKAINGHEEKIAALQVLADQLIAQEHYAGKLIDDKRSEVLDRWRHLKEDLIEKRSRLGDEQTLQQFSRDADEIENWIAEKLQLATEESYKDPANIQSKHQKHQAFEAELAANADRIQSVLAMGSNLIDKNQCSGSEDAVQKRLTQIADQWEYLTQKTTEKSLKLKEANKQRTYIAAVKDLDFWLGEVESLLTSEDAGKDLASVQNLMKKHQLVEADINAHEDRIKDMNAQADSLVESGQFDSAGIQEKRQSINERYERICNLAAHRQARLNEANTLHQFFRDIADEESWIKEKKLLVGSDDYGRDLTGVQNLKKKHKRLEAELASHEPAIQAVQEAGEKLMDVSNLGVPEIEQRLKALNQAWAELKGLAATRGQKLDESLIYQQFLAKVEEEEAWITEKQQLLSVEDYGDSMAAVQGLLKKHDAFETDFAAHRERCADIRDNGQTLVTNNNHHAESISQRCAQLEKKLENLQSLATRRKNALLDNFAYLQFMWKADVVESWIADKENHVKSEEFGRDLSTVQTLLTKQETFDAGLSAFEQEGIHNITALKDQLINANHAQSAAILKRHEDVLTRWQKLRADSEARKYRLLAMQEQFRQIEDLYLTFAKKASAFNSWFENAEEDLTDPVRCNSIEEITALRAAHAQFQNSLSSAQYDFQALADLDRKIKSFNVGPNPYTWFTMEALEDTWRNLQKIIEERDAELAKEVHRQEENDKLRKEFAKHANLFHQWLTETRYNILGWDRYGTSLMEGSGSLEEQFEALCHKANEIRARRGDLKKIEELGATLEEHLILDNRYTEHSTVGLAQQWDQLDQLAMRMQHNLKQQIQARNQSGVSEDSLKEFSMMFKHFDKDKSGKLNHQEFKSCLRALGYDLPMVEEGQPDPEFEEILNVVDPNRDGQVSLQEYIAFMISKETENVQSYEEIENAFRAITASDRPYVTKDELYSNLTKDMADYCVQRMKPFNDTKTGHPITGALDYVEFTRTLFQN
- the LOC129756017 gene encoding spectrin alpha chain isoform X4, whose product is MEQFTPKEVKILESAEDIQERREQVLNRYNEFKVETRHKREKLEDSRRFQYFKRDSDELESWIHEKLQAASEESYRDPTNLQAKIQKHQAFEAEVSAHSNAIVVLDNTGQEMINQQHFASDTIQRRLDELHRLWELLLSRLAEKGMKLQQALVLVQFLRHCEEVMFWIKDKEAFVTADEFGQDLEHVEVLQRKFDEFQKDMASQEYRVTEVNELADKLLSNGHPERETITRKKEELNEAWQRLKQLAILREEKLFGAHEIQRFNRDADETVAWIAEKDVVLSSDDYGRDLASVQALQRKHEGVERDLAALEDKVATLGAEAGRLCSIHADHSDQIREKQAEIAAYWQSLTAKAKERKQKLDESYFLHRFLADFRDLVSWINGMKAIISADELAKDVAGAEALLERHQEHKGEIDARGDSFKVTTEAGRQLLEREHYAAAEVQEKLAALESDKSSLLSLWEDRRILYEQCMDLQLFYRDTEQADTWMAKQEAFLANDDLGDSLDSVEALIKKHEDFEKSLAAQEEKIKALDVFATKLIDGQHYAADDVAQRRSMLLARRSALLEKSSVRRQLLEDSNALQQFERDCDETKGWISEKLKFATDDSYLDPTNLNGKVQKHTNFEHELTANKSRIEDITTNGQNLIEKGHYAADQINSRMQEIVTLWESLVQASDKKGCKLQEASQQQQFNRTVEDIELWLSEVEGQLMSEDYGKDLTSVQNLQKKHALLEADVMAHQDRIEGIKVAANKFVESGHFDADNIRNKESALSKRYGALATPMTERKQRLLDSLQVQQLFRDLEDEAAWIREKEPVAASTNRGRDLIGVQNLIKKHQAVLAEINNHENRVSGVIANGEQMLTEQPFATEEIRLRLDNVIEQWSSLKEKANQRKQDLEDSLQAHQYFADANEAESWMREKEPIVSNQDYGKDEDSSEALLKKHEALVSDLEAFGNTIQALQEQAKNCRQQETPVVDITGKECVMALYDYTEKSPREVSMKKGDVLTLLNSNNKDWWKVEVNDRQGFVPAAYIKKIDPGLSASQQNLVDGHSISKRQSQINSQYDNLLALARERQNKLNETVKAYVLVREAADLSTWIKDKESHAQIKDVGEDLEEVEVMQKKFDDFNDDLKANEVRLAKLNEIAVQLTSLGQTEAALKIKTQIQTLNEEWATLQTITQERASQLGSAHEVQRFHRDVDETKDWIAEKDNALTNDDLGKDLRGVQTLQRKHEGLERDLAALRDKIRQLDEAANRLMQSHADTADQTYAKQKEINEEWQQVVAKAQQRKEKLLDSYDLQRFLSDYRDLMAWISSMMGLVTSEELANDVTGAEALIERHQEHRTEIDARAGTFAAFEQFGTELLQANHYAAPEIQEKIENLAKAREELERAWTDRRLQLDQNLDLQLYLRDCEQAENWMSARESFLNAEEVDSKGDNVEALIKKHEDFDKAINGHEEKIAALQVLADQLIAQEHYAGKLIDDKRSEVLDRWRHLKEDLIEKRSRLGDEQTLQQFSRDADEIENWIAEKLQLATEESYKDPANIQSKHQKHQAFEAELAANADRIQSVLAMGSNLIDKNQCSGSEDAVQKRLTQIADQWEYLTQKTTEKSLKLKEANKQRTYIAAVKDLDFWLGEVESLLTSEDAGKDLASVQNLMKKHQLVEADINAHEDRIKDMNAQADSLVESGQFDSAGIQEKRQSINERYERICNLAAHRQARLNEANTLHQFFRDIADEESWIKEKKLLVGSDDYGRDLTGVQNLKKKHKRLEAELASHEPAIQAVQEAGEKLMDVSNLGVPEIEQRLKALNQAWAELKGLAATRGQKLDESLIYQQFLAKVEEEEAWITEKQQLLSVEDYGDSMAAVQGLLKKHDAFETDFAAHRERCADIRDNGQTLVTNNNHHAESISQRCAQLEKKLENLQSLATRRKNALLDNFAYLQFMWKADVVESWIADKENHVKSEEFGRDLSTVQTLLTKQETFDAGLSAFEQEGIHNITALKDQLINANHAQSAAILKRHEDVLTRWQKLRADSEARKYRLLAMQEQFRQIEDLYLTFAKKASAFNSWFENAEEDLTDPVRCNSIEEITALRAAHAQFQNSLSSAQYDFQALADLDRKIKSFNVGPNPYTWFTMEALEDTWRNLQKIIEERDAELAKEVHRQEENDKLRKEFAKHANLFHQWLTETRTSLMEGSGSLEEQFEALCHKANEIRARRGDLKKIEELGATLEEHLILDNRYTEHSTVGLAQQWDQLDQLAMRMQHNLKQQIQARNQSGVSEDSLKEFSMMFKHFDKDKSGKLNHQEFKSCLRALGYDLPMVEEGQPDPEFEEILNVVDPNRDGQVSLQEYIAFMISKETENVQSYEEIENAFRAITASDRPYVTKDELYSNLTKDMADYCVQRMKPFNDTKTGHPITGALDYVEFTRTLFQN
- the LOC129756017 gene encoding spectrin alpha chain isoform X1, whose protein sequence is MEQFTPKEVKILESAEDIQERREQVLNRYNEFKVETRHKREKLEDSRRFQYFKRDSDELESWIHEKLQAASEESYRDPTNLQAKIQKHQAFEAEVSAHSNAIVVLDNTGQEMINQQHFASDTIQRRLDELHRLWELLLSRLAEKGMKLQQALVLVQFLRHCEEVMFWIKDKEAFVTADEFGQDLEHVEVLQRKFDEFQKDMASQEYRVTEVNELADKLLSNGHPERETITRKKEELNEAWQRLKQLAILREEKLFGAHEIQRFNRDADETVAWIAEKDVVLSSDDYGRDLASVQALQRKHEGVERDLAALEDKVATLGAEAGRLCSIHADHSDQIREKQAEIAAYWQSLTAKAKERKQKLDESYFLHRFLADFRDLVSWINGMKAIISADELAKDVAGAEALLERHQEHKGEIDARGDSFKVTTEAGRQLLEREHYAAAEVQEKLAALESDKSSLLSLWEDRRILYEQCMDLQLFYRDTEQADTWMAKQEAFLANDDLGDSLDSVEALIKKHEDFEKSLAAQEEKIKALDVFATKLIDGQHYAADDVAQRRSMLLARRSALLEKSSVRRQLLEDSNALQQFERDCDETKGWISEKLKFATDDSYLDPTNLNGKVQKHTNFEHELTANKSRIEDITTNGQNLIEKGHYAADQINSRMQEIVTLWESLVQASDKKGCKLQEASQQQQFNRTVEDIELWLSEVEGQLMSEDYGKDLTSVQNLQKKHALLEADVMAHQDRIEGIKVAANKFVESGHFDADNIRNKESALSKRYGALATPMTERKQRLLDSLQVQQLFRDLEDEAAWIREKEPVAASTNRGRDLIGVQNLIKKHQAVLAEINNHENRVSGVIANGEQMLTEQPFATEEIRLRLDNVIEQWSSLKEKANQRKQDLEDSLQAHQYFADANEAESWMREKEPIVSNQDYGKDEDSSEALLKKHEALVSDLEAFGNTIQALQEQAKNCRQQETPVVDITGKECVMALYDYTEKSPREVSMKKGDVLTLLNSNNKDWWKVEVNDRQGFVPAAYIKKIDPGLSASQQNLVDGHSISKRQSQINSQYDNLLALARERQNKLNETVKAYVLVREAADLSTWIKDKESHAQIKDVGEDLEEVEVMQKKFDDFNDDLKANEVRLAKLNEIAVQLTSLGQTEAALKIKTQIQTLNEEWATLQTITQERASQLGSAHEVQRFHRDVDETKDWIAEKDNALTNDDLGKDLRGVQTLQRKHEGLERDLAALRDKIRQLDEAANRLMQSHADTADQTYAKQKEINEEWQQVVAKAQQRKEKLLDSYDLQRFLSDYRDLMAWISSMMGLVTSEELANDVTGAEALIERHQNHRAEIDFRYGIPQEHRTEIDARAGTFAAFEQFGTELLQANHYAAPEIQEKIENLAKAREELERAWTDRRLQLDQNLDLQLYLRDCEQAENWMSARESFLNAEEVDSKGDNVEALIKKHEDFDKAINGHEEKIAALQVLADQLIAQEHYAGKLIDDKRSEVLDRWRHLKEDLIEKRSRLGDEQTLQQFSRDADEIENWIAEKLQLATEESYKDPANIQSKHQKHQAFEAELAANADRIQSVLAMGSNLIDKNQCSGSEDAVQKRLTQIADQWEYLTQKTTEKSLKLKEANKQRTYIAAVKDLDFWLGEVESLLTSEDAGKDLASVQNLMKKHQLVEADINAHEDRIKDMNAQADSLVESGQFDSAGIQEKRQSINERYERICNLAAHRQARLNEANTLHQFFRDIADEESWIKEKKLLVGSDDYGRDLTGVQNLKKKHKRLEAELASHEPAIQAVQEAGEKLMDVSNLGVPEIEQRLKALNQAWAELKGLAATRGQKLDESLIYQQFLAKVEEEEAWITEKQQLLSVEDYGDSMAAVQGLLKKHDAFETDFAAHRERCADIRDNGQTLVTNNNHHAESISQRCAQLEKKLENLQSLATRRKNALLDNFAYLQFMWKADVVESWIADKENHVKSEEFGRDLSTVQTLLTKQETFDAGLSAFEQEGIHNITALKDQLINANHAQSAAILKRHEDVLTRWQKLRADSEARKYRLLAMQEQFRQIEDLYLTFAKKASAFNSWFENAEEDLTDPVRCNSIEEITALRAAHAQFQNSLSSAQYDFQALADLDRKIKSFNVGPNPYTWFTMEALEDTWRNLQKIIEERDAELAKEVHRQEENDKLRKEFAKHANLFHQWLTETRYNILGWDRYGTSLMEGSGSLEEQFEALCHKANEIRARRGDLKKIEELGATLEEHLILDNRYTEHSTVGLAQQWDQLDQLAMRMQHNLKQQIQARNQSGVSEDSLKEFSMMFKHFDKDKSGKLNHQEFKSCLRALGYDLPMVEEGQPDPEFEEILNVVDPNRDGQVSLQEYIAFMISKETENVQSYEEIENAFRAITASDRPYVTKDELYSNLTKDMADYCVQRMKPFNDTKTGHPITGALDYVEFTRTLFQN